In the Diprion similis isolate iyDipSimi1 chromosome 2, iyDipSimi1.1, whole genome shotgun sequence genome, one interval contains:
- the LOC124416266 gene encoding uncharacterized protein LOC124416266 yields MASGKDEKTDPSEPDKRYPFESLCDESSDEETVLSSITNNQGTAKTGDEKSRSTETEIRYQFGSIISSESLNQEVCIGIGLPDSSTSATGTKKKNDTSVNQSLDGLSSDIDTEEASKQ; encoded by the exons ATGGCAAgtggaaaagatgaaaaaacagATCCATCAGAACCTGACAA GCGATATCCATTTGAGTCTCTTTGTGACGAAAGTTCAGATGAGGAGACAGTTTTAAGTTCAATTACAAATAATCAAGGAACAGCAAAAACGGGCGATGAAAAAAGTCGATCAACGGAaactgaaat TCGTTATCAATTCGGGTCTATAATATCCAGCGAGAGCTTGAACCAAGAGGTGTGCATTGGTATAGGTTTGCCGGACAGTAGCACCTCTGCCACAGGTACTAAAAAGAAGAACGATACTTCTGTAAACCAGTCGTTGGATGGACTCAGTTCTGATATTGATACCGAAGAGGCTAGTAAACAATAG
- the LOC124416162 gene encoding uncharacterized protein LOC124416162 isoform X2 has translation MGNNSSSHHHHAQNGVAPEMGPGWTHSFPREMQRQHLQSSGHKVLPEPPNQRLRATNNGNIIHNGGTISGRRPAALTLPHDLNKQAAYRTRSASASNFGQPRAQNGDLQYQHGDPRDREFQEFKRFGSEPDLRYSPTEQGRYERHHGYPERDSKERDSRYNKGKKKYKAPPPPNGDGSSPDSYNWSPGNDRELMRPGEEIRPPPRKSRLFKTRAETKRAQANWNSLQEREVESKKWNDEQSGKENLVWKQQQERWDKEERRPKVFDGKNTLQRSLSSPEFQAELMLAARKVRSKMNYQREGPVGEARPTSHREYLSINQKEFIDERRIEGKSARQQEERFVDERRAEKKNSRNQEVSYDHRRTEQHDRGFQRGPLNDHQNERNSWRNKMLKKSATYDDEIAASQRIIAEKKLFIDRIEKRGQSLDDRLSDKQKIENFEERRVDQHRHQVFDDFVEMEKRGESQTRAESPMRQYRDKSNDHRSQGSGRESTPEPSKSKDLANFDLRNNIKTDFRSSGYKNGENRRSEPIPKTDNQELNSKEKLSRKSGVRSTPVKNWEILPPAGKSPPKTFYFGMDITATSKESRDLMERQMEQIQARLNHNRELSSSPETSPGEMDDDKILHTGEDIALKLRPTLPKKQLEIPRFSPSAAWRLLSALDAPYPTMSTASEEGPVLFEERIERLSRPPPPLVALGPRSSHDKSGDSGISGDAGALNDDPLDIIPNRAKASIRPAWTPQQDLGEESSSDAGVDSPPPMATPVKFPPRPHVFSLSLPRDDNRMSLYNPEFKNKESSSFNSLQKLKRSVSGALGLGAIDVDRKQDNDVLDGNWLLSTSAPNSLQHTPPNVEGTNTPSPGWETNFAENEDDEKPEFPIIMKPPSFSYLAAGGHVMYLPESNATEYQTQSLNYRNSSAEEKNSNNSNTKYKKSTNESKKVFRYPSADTQKYSKESKEFGLFRERRFTDGGLTSRKYSNFSKSCENISEMKQRERSPSPGPENLQDVKDSLSDLKSSAKRNSKSKRFTFQSTVRQIERRRLAEKLSREAEAKEQQRKGELEAMRKVEEEFQKKRAREKANIRQQLRLFNMDENTGSLPVVWDNTQLSRADPDGAPSSSASSPTSAPPSKLSAARKNSASSDEYNRKANLSLHHMHSEHRQHQQQREYKDYRSRYYDCGPESAPHIEFKQTTIHPKVVYDIPKSAPVFVDAKIHPNKPLNLSSTPRSDNYRKDFAHGAVAARSSLASSDSELSQPNTRPHSRQTPTKVRIHRSRSASPARSHEDASSEEESPVEPITRERVPSNNLMLNAIQPFVREKSYRPISYNPQSSPPIPS, from the exons ATGGGGAATAACAGCAGCTCCCATCACCACCATGCACAAAATGGAGTGGCTCCTGAAATGGGACCGGGATGGACCCACTCCTTCCCACGGGAAATGCAGCGACAACATCTGCAATCCTCGGGTCACAAGGTTCTCCCTGAACCCCCGAATCAAAGGCTACGAGCAACGAACAATGGAAACATCATCCACAACGGTGGGACCATCAGCGGACGGAGGCCAGCCGCGCTGACGTTGCCACACGATCTTAACAAG CAAGCTGCCTATCGTACCAGAAGTGCGTCAGCATCAAATTTTGGGCAACCGAGAGCTCAAAATGGTGATCTTCAATACCAGCACGGGGATCCGAGAGACAGGGAATTCCAGGAATTCAAAAGGTTTGGAAGTGAACCCGACCTCAGATACTCGCCCACTGAACAGGGGAGATACGAGCGCCATCATGGGTATCCGGAAAGAGATTCTAAAGAACGAGACAGCAGATACAACAAGGGTAAGAAGAAGTACAAAGCACCGCCTCCGCCGAATGGAGACGGCTCATCGCCGGACTCCTACAACTGGTCACCTGGTAATGACAGAGAATTGATGAGGCCTGGAGAGGAAATCCGACCACCGCCTAGGAAATCGAGACTCTTTAAGACTCGCGCCGAGACGAAGAGGGCTCAGGCGAATTGGAATTCGCTTCAAGAACGGGAAGTTGAGAGCAAGAAGTGGAACGACGAGCAATCCGGCAAGGAGAATCTTGTTTGGAAGCAACAGCAAGAACGCTGGgacaaagaagaaagaagaccCAAAGTTTTCGATGGAAAAAATACACTCCAGCGGAGTTTGAGCAGCCCAGAGTTTCAGGCCGAGCTCATGTTAGCCGCGAGAAAAGTTAGGAGTAAAATGAATTATCAGAGGGAAGGTCCGGTGGGTGAAGCCAGGCCTACGAGTCACAGAGAATATTTATCGATAAATCAAAAAGAATTCATTGATGAGAGACGCATCGAAGGGAAGAGCGCAAGACAACAGGAAGAACGGTTCGTCGACGAACGGAGAGCCGAGAAAAAGAATTCGAGAAACCAGGAAGTTTCCTACGATCATAGAAGAACTGAACAGCACGATAGAGGGTTTCAGAGGGGGCCTTTGAATGATCAtcaaaacgaacgaaattcatggcgaaataaaatgttgaaaaaatctgcGACTTACGACGATGAGATTGCTGCGTCACAACGTATAATTGCCGAGAAGAAGTTGTTCATTGACAGAATTGAGAAGCGTGGACAATCTTTGGATGACCGACTCTCTGATAAACAGAAAATCGAGAATTTTGAAGAAAGGAGAGTTGATCAGCATCGGCACCAAGTATTCGACGATTTCGTAGAGATGGAAAAACGAGGCGAATCACAGACGAGAGCTGAGAGTCCTATGAGACAGTATAGGGACAAAAGTAACGATCATAGAAGTCAGGGTTCAGGCAGGGAAAGTACCCCAGAGCCATCAAAAAGTAAGGATCTCGCAAATTTTGATCTGCGTAACAACATTAAAACGGATTTCCGAAGCAGTGGTTATAAAAACGGGGAGAATAGACGTTCAGAGCCTATTCCGAAAACAGACAATCAGGAATTAAATTCGAAAGAAAAGCTGTCGAGGAAATCGGGTGTCAGGAGTACACCAGTGAAAAATTGGGAGAT aTTACCACCAGCTGGGAAATCGCCTCCAAAGACATTCTACTTTGGCATGGATATCACTGCGACTTCAAAGGAATCACGAGATCTAATGGAACGTCAGATGGAACAGATTCAAGCAAGGCTTAATCACAACAGAGAACTTAGTAGCTCACCTGAAACCTCACCTGGTGAGATGGATGAT GATAAGATACTACATACCGGCGAGGACATTGCTTTGAAGTTACGGCCTACACTGCCGAAGAAGCAATTGGAAATTCCTAGGTTTTCACCGTCCGCTGCTTGGAGATTGCTATCTGCATTAGATGCCCCATATCCCACTATGAGTACAGCAAGTGAAGAAGGACCG GTGTTATTCGAAGAACGCATAGAACGTTTATCGAGACCACCGCCACCTCTGGTAGCTCTTGGTCCACGAAGTTCGCACGACAAATCTGGAGACTCCGGTATTTCCGGTGATGCTGGAGCTCTCAATGACGACCCGTTGGATATAATTCCAAACCGAGCAAAGGCTTCGATTAGACCAGCATGGACACCTCAACAAGATCTGGGCGAGGAATCTAGTAGCGATGCAGGTGTTGATTCTCCACCGCCTATGGCTACACCAGTCAAGTTTCCTCCAAGACCTCATGTTTTTTCTCTATCCTTGCCCAGAGATGACAACAGAATGTCGTTGTACAATCCTGAATTCAAGAACAAAGAGTCGTCATCTTTTAATTCCTTGCAGAAATTGAAAAGGTCTGTCTCTGGAGCTCTCGGATTAGGAGCCATAGATGTTGACCGGAAACAAGATAACGATGTTTTAGATGGGAATTGGCTTTTATCTACGAGTGCTCCAAATTCTTTGCAACACACTCCACCAAACGTTGAAGGAACTAATACACCCTCTCCAGGATGGGAGACCAATTTTGCGGAAAATGAAGATGACGAAAAGCCTGAATTTCCGATCATCATGAAACCACCATCGTTTTCTTATTTAGCCGCTGGTGGACACGTCATGTATCTACCTGAATCCAATGCTACCGAATATCAAACGCAGAGTCTCAATTATCGTAACAGTAgtgctgaggaaaaaaattcaaataactctaatacaaagtataaaaagagtacaaacgaatcgaaaaaagTATTCAGATATCCCAGTGCAGACACTCAGAAATATTCCAAAGAATCCAAGGAGTTTGGGCTTTTCAGGGAAAGACGATTTACTGATGGTGGGTTAACGTCAAGAAagtattcaaacttttcaaaatcatgcgAGAACATTTCGGAAATGAAACAAAGAGAACGTTCACCGTCACCTGGACCGGAAAATTTACAAGATGTCAAGGATAGTTTATCTGATCTAAAGTCGTCTGCAAAACGTAATTCTAAAAGTAAACGGTTTACATTCCAGTCAACAGTACGACAAATTGAGAGACGCAGACTAGCAGAAAAGTTGTCTCGAGAAGCGGAAGCTAAGGAACAGCAAAGAAAAGGAGAGTTAGAAGCAATGAGAAAAGTCGAAGAAGAGTTTCAGAAAAAACGTGCAAGAGAAAAGGCCAATATTAGGCAACAGCTTCGACTGTTCAACATGGATGAAAATACCGG AAGCCTACCAGTTGTCTGGGACAATACGCAGTTATCTCGTGCGGACCCTGACGGTGCACCTTCATCATCAGCTTCATCCCCTACCTCGGCGCCGCCTAGTAAACTATCAGCGGCTAGAAAAAACAGTGCTAGTAGTGACGAATACAATCGAAAAGCTAATCTTAGTTTACACCATATGCATTCTGAACATCGGCAACATCAACAACAAAGAGAGTATAAAGACTACAGGTCAAGGTATTACGACTGTGGTCCTGAAAGCGCACCACACATTGAATTCAAGCAAACTACAATTCATCCAAAAGTCGTGTACGATATTCCCAAGAGCGCTCCTGTCTTCGTTGACGCAAAAATTCATCCAAACAAACCATTAAATCTCAGTTCTACTCCTAGGTCAGACAACTATAG GAAAGATTTTGCACACGGTGCCGTAGCAGCAAGATCGTCGCTGGCAAGCAGCGATAGCGAgttatctcagccaaataccaggCCACATTCACGGCAAACGCCAACTAAAGTTAGGATTCATCGATCTAG GTCGGCAAGCCCTGCCAGGAGCCATGAGGATGCCAGCTCGGAAGAGGAATCCCCCGTCGAACCAATCACACGTGAACGAGTGCCGTCAAATAATTTGATGCTAAACGCGATTCAACCATTTGTCagggaaaaaagttatcgaccgatatcttaCAACCCTCAGTCTTCTCCACCCATTCCTAGTTAA
- the LOC124416162 gene encoding uncharacterized protein LOC124416162 isoform X1, translating into MGNNSSSHHHHAQNGVAPEMGPGWTHSFPREMQRQHLQSSGHKVLPEPPNQRLRATNNGNIIHNGGTISGRRPAALTLPHDLNKQAAYRTRSASASNFGQPRAQNGDLQYQHGDPRDREFQEFKRFGSEPDLRYSPTEQGRYERHHGYPERDSKERDSRYNKGKKKYKAPPPPNGDGSSPDSYNWSPGNDRELMRPGEEIRPPPRKSRLFKTRAETKRAQANWNSLQEREVESKKWNDEQSGKENLVWKQQQERWDKEERRPKVFDGKNTLQRSLSSPEFQAELMLAARKVRSKMNYQREGPVGEARPTSHREYLSINQKEFIDERRIEGKSARQQEERFVDERRAEKKNSRNQEVSYDHRRTEQHDRGFQRGPLNDHQNERNSWRNKMLKKSATYDDEIAASQRIIAEKKLFIDRIEKRGQSLDDRLSDKQKIENFEERRVDQHRHQVFDDFVEMEKRGESQTRAESPMRQYRDKSNDHRSQGSGRESTPEPSKSKDLANFDLRNNIKTDFRSSGYKNGENRRSEPIPKTDNQELNSKEKLSRKSGVRSTPVKNWEILPPAGKSPPKTFYFGMDITATSKESRDLMERQMEQIQARLNHNRELSSSPETSPGEMDDNFQDKILHTGEDIALKLRPTLPKKQLEIPRFSPSAAWRLLSALDAPYPTMSTASEEGPVLFEERIERLSRPPPPLVALGPRSSHDKSGDSGISGDAGALNDDPLDIIPNRAKASIRPAWTPQQDLGEESSSDAGVDSPPPMATPVKFPPRPHVFSLSLPRDDNRMSLYNPEFKNKESSSFNSLQKLKRSVSGALGLGAIDVDRKQDNDVLDGNWLLSTSAPNSLQHTPPNVEGTNTPSPGWETNFAENEDDEKPEFPIIMKPPSFSYLAAGGHVMYLPESNATEYQTQSLNYRNSSAEEKNSNNSNTKYKKSTNESKKVFRYPSADTQKYSKESKEFGLFRERRFTDGGLTSRKYSNFSKSCENISEMKQRERSPSPGPENLQDVKDSLSDLKSSAKRNSKSKRFTFQSTVRQIERRRLAEKLSREAEAKEQQRKGELEAMRKVEEEFQKKRAREKANIRQQLRLFNMDENTGSLPVVWDNTQLSRADPDGAPSSSASSPTSAPPSKLSAARKNSASSDEYNRKANLSLHHMHSEHRQHQQQREYKDYRSRYYDCGPESAPHIEFKQTTIHPKVVYDIPKSAPVFVDAKIHPNKPLNLSSTPRSDNYRKDFAHGAVAARSSLASSDSELSQPNTRPHSRQTPTKVRIHRSRSASPARSHEDASSEEESPVEPITRERVPSNNLMLNAIQPFVREKSYRPISYNPQSSPPIPS; encoded by the exons ATGGGGAATAACAGCAGCTCCCATCACCACCATGCACAAAATGGAGTGGCTCCTGAAATGGGACCGGGATGGACCCACTCCTTCCCACGGGAAATGCAGCGACAACATCTGCAATCCTCGGGTCACAAGGTTCTCCCTGAACCCCCGAATCAAAGGCTACGAGCAACGAACAATGGAAACATCATCCACAACGGTGGGACCATCAGCGGACGGAGGCCAGCCGCGCTGACGTTGCCACACGATCTTAACAAG CAAGCTGCCTATCGTACCAGAAGTGCGTCAGCATCAAATTTTGGGCAACCGAGAGCTCAAAATGGTGATCTTCAATACCAGCACGGGGATCCGAGAGACAGGGAATTCCAGGAATTCAAAAGGTTTGGAAGTGAACCCGACCTCAGATACTCGCCCACTGAACAGGGGAGATACGAGCGCCATCATGGGTATCCGGAAAGAGATTCTAAAGAACGAGACAGCAGATACAACAAGGGTAAGAAGAAGTACAAAGCACCGCCTCCGCCGAATGGAGACGGCTCATCGCCGGACTCCTACAACTGGTCACCTGGTAATGACAGAGAATTGATGAGGCCTGGAGAGGAAATCCGACCACCGCCTAGGAAATCGAGACTCTTTAAGACTCGCGCCGAGACGAAGAGGGCTCAGGCGAATTGGAATTCGCTTCAAGAACGGGAAGTTGAGAGCAAGAAGTGGAACGACGAGCAATCCGGCAAGGAGAATCTTGTTTGGAAGCAACAGCAAGAACGCTGGgacaaagaagaaagaagaccCAAAGTTTTCGATGGAAAAAATACACTCCAGCGGAGTTTGAGCAGCCCAGAGTTTCAGGCCGAGCTCATGTTAGCCGCGAGAAAAGTTAGGAGTAAAATGAATTATCAGAGGGAAGGTCCGGTGGGTGAAGCCAGGCCTACGAGTCACAGAGAATATTTATCGATAAATCAAAAAGAATTCATTGATGAGAGACGCATCGAAGGGAAGAGCGCAAGACAACAGGAAGAACGGTTCGTCGACGAACGGAGAGCCGAGAAAAAGAATTCGAGAAACCAGGAAGTTTCCTACGATCATAGAAGAACTGAACAGCACGATAGAGGGTTTCAGAGGGGGCCTTTGAATGATCAtcaaaacgaacgaaattcatggcgaaataaaatgttgaaaaaatctgcGACTTACGACGATGAGATTGCTGCGTCACAACGTATAATTGCCGAGAAGAAGTTGTTCATTGACAGAATTGAGAAGCGTGGACAATCTTTGGATGACCGACTCTCTGATAAACAGAAAATCGAGAATTTTGAAGAAAGGAGAGTTGATCAGCATCGGCACCAAGTATTCGACGATTTCGTAGAGATGGAAAAACGAGGCGAATCACAGACGAGAGCTGAGAGTCCTATGAGACAGTATAGGGACAAAAGTAACGATCATAGAAGTCAGGGTTCAGGCAGGGAAAGTACCCCAGAGCCATCAAAAAGTAAGGATCTCGCAAATTTTGATCTGCGTAACAACATTAAAACGGATTTCCGAAGCAGTGGTTATAAAAACGGGGAGAATAGACGTTCAGAGCCTATTCCGAAAACAGACAATCAGGAATTAAATTCGAAAGAAAAGCTGTCGAGGAAATCGGGTGTCAGGAGTACACCAGTGAAAAATTGGGAGAT aTTACCACCAGCTGGGAAATCGCCTCCAAAGACATTCTACTTTGGCATGGATATCACTGCGACTTCAAAGGAATCACGAGATCTAATGGAACGTCAGATGGAACAGATTCAAGCAAGGCTTAATCACAACAGAGAACTTAGTAGCTCACCTGAAACCTCACCTGGTGAGATGGATGAT AATTTTCAGGATAAGATACTACATACCGGCGAGGACATTGCTTTGAAGTTACGGCCTACACTGCCGAAGAAGCAATTGGAAATTCCTAGGTTTTCACCGTCCGCTGCTTGGAGATTGCTATCTGCATTAGATGCCCCATATCCCACTATGAGTACAGCAAGTGAAGAAGGACCG GTGTTATTCGAAGAACGCATAGAACGTTTATCGAGACCACCGCCACCTCTGGTAGCTCTTGGTCCACGAAGTTCGCACGACAAATCTGGAGACTCCGGTATTTCCGGTGATGCTGGAGCTCTCAATGACGACCCGTTGGATATAATTCCAAACCGAGCAAAGGCTTCGATTAGACCAGCATGGACACCTCAACAAGATCTGGGCGAGGAATCTAGTAGCGATGCAGGTGTTGATTCTCCACCGCCTATGGCTACACCAGTCAAGTTTCCTCCAAGACCTCATGTTTTTTCTCTATCCTTGCCCAGAGATGACAACAGAATGTCGTTGTACAATCCTGAATTCAAGAACAAAGAGTCGTCATCTTTTAATTCCTTGCAGAAATTGAAAAGGTCTGTCTCTGGAGCTCTCGGATTAGGAGCCATAGATGTTGACCGGAAACAAGATAACGATGTTTTAGATGGGAATTGGCTTTTATCTACGAGTGCTCCAAATTCTTTGCAACACACTCCACCAAACGTTGAAGGAACTAATACACCCTCTCCAGGATGGGAGACCAATTTTGCGGAAAATGAAGATGACGAAAAGCCTGAATTTCCGATCATCATGAAACCACCATCGTTTTCTTATTTAGCCGCTGGTGGACACGTCATGTATCTACCTGAATCCAATGCTACCGAATATCAAACGCAGAGTCTCAATTATCGTAACAGTAgtgctgaggaaaaaaattcaaataactctaatacaaagtataaaaagagtacaaacgaatcgaaaaaagTATTCAGATATCCCAGTGCAGACACTCAGAAATATTCCAAAGAATCCAAGGAGTTTGGGCTTTTCAGGGAAAGACGATTTACTGATGGTGGGTTAACGTCAAGAAagtattcaaacttttcaaaatcatgcgAGAACATTTCGGAAATGAAACAAAGAGAACGTTCACCGTCACCTGGACCGGAAAATTTACAAGATGTCAAGGATAGTTTATCTGATCTAAAGTCGTCTGCAAAACGTAATTCTAAAAGTAAACGGTTTACATTCCAGTCAACAGTACGACAAATTGAGAGACGCAGACTAGCAGAAAAGTTGTCTCGAGAAGCGGAAGCTAAGGAACAGCAAAGAAAAGGAGAGTTAGAAGCAATGAGAAAAGTCGAAGAAGAGTTTCAGAAAAAACGTGCAAGAGAAAAGGCCAATATTAGGCAACAGCTTCGACTGTTCAACATGGATGAAAATACCGG AAGCCTACCAGTTGTCTGGGACAATACGCAGTTATCTCGTGCGGACCCTGACGGTGCACCTTCATCATCAGCTTCATCCCCTACCTCGGCGCCGCCTAGTAAACTATCAGCGGCTAGAAAAAACAGTGCTAGTAGTGACGAATACAATCGAAAAGCTAATCTTAGTTTACACCATATGCATTCTGAACATCGGCAACATCAACAACAAAGAGAGTATAAAGACTACAGGTCAAGGTATTACGACTGTGGTCCTGAAAGCGCACCACACATTGAATTCAAGCAAACTACAATTCATCCAAAAGTCGTGTACGATATTCCCAAGAGCGCTCCTGTCTTCGTTGACGCAAAAATTCATCCAAACAAACCATTAAATCTCAGTTCTACTCCTAGGTCAGACAACTATAG GAAAGATTTTGCACACGGTGCCGTAGCAGCAAGATCGTCGCTGGCAAGCAGCGATAGCGAgttatctcagccaaataccaggCCACATTCACGGCAAACGCCAACTAAAGTTAGGATTCATCGATCTAG GTCGGCAAGCCCTGCCAGGAGCCATGAGGATGCCAGCTCGGAAGAGGAATCCCCCGTCGAACCAATCACACGTGAACGAGTGCCGTCAAATAATTTGATGCTAAACGCGATTCAACCATTTGTCagggaaaaaagttatcgaccgatatcttaCAACCCTCAGTCTTCTCCACCCATTCCTAGTTAA